From one Arenicella chitinivorans genomic stretch:
- a CDS encoding DUF547 domain-containing protein: MFYWVEEMRVLYALRKWVVGATCSVALLVSGLVSAAPGPESKSIEFWDDYEERSLINVNHDPWQAILNRYLDDTHPSGINRFDYAGVTEVDLQRLADYLDYLQLLEPRQLNRSEQLAYWINLYNAKTVEIVIRSYQNGDEVSSIRQIRSGVFTAGPWERESVKISQQDLSLDNIEHGILRPHWQDHRLHFVLNCASLGCPNLLKTAFDGDNNEALLNGAEQAFMQHPRAARIENGQLVLSSLFDWYGKDFADDEAGMLAYLRKHVSPEVAGAIGAAGGPEFEYDWDLNKPDS; encoded by the coding sequence ATGTTTTATTGGGTTGAGGAGATGCGCGTGTTATACGCGTTGAGGAAATGGGTTGTCGGGGCGACATGCAGTGTTGCATTACTGGTGTCGGGCTTAGTCTCGGCTGCACCAGGTCCGGAATCAAAAAGTATTGAATTCTGGGATGACTACGAAGAACGCAGTCTGATTAATGTGAATCACGATCCTTGGCAAGCGATTCTAAATAGATATTTGGATGACACGCATCCAAGTGGCATTAATCGGTTTGATTACGCGGGAGTCACCGAAGTCGATCTGCAGCGTCTTGCTGACTATCTCGACTATTTGCAATTACTTGAACCGCGCCAATTAAATCGCAGTGAACAGTTGGCGTATTGGATCAATTTGTATAACGCAAAAACGGTCGAGATCGTGATCCGTTCTTACCAAAATGGCGACGAGGTTAGTAGTATTCGTCAGATCCGTTCTGGAGTTTTTACGGCGGGTCCTTGGGAACGCGAGTCGGTGAAGATTTCGCAGCAGGATCTGAGTTTAGACAATATTGAGCATGGCATTCTACGTCCACACTGGCAGGACCATCGTCTACACTTTGTGTTGAATTGTGCCAGTCTAGGCTGCCCGAACTTGCTCAAAACGGCGTTCGATGGTGACAATAACGAGGCTCTTCTGAACGGCGCAGAACAGGCGTTTATGCAGCATCCTCGTGCGGCGCGCATTGAGAATGGGCAATTAGTTTTGTCCTCTTTGTTCGATTGGTATGGCAAAGATTTTGCGGACGATGAGGCGGGTATGCTAGCGTATCTGCGTAAACACGTGAGTCCAGAAGTCGCCGGTGCCATCGGTGCTGCCGGTGGTCCAGAATTTGAATACGATTGGGATTTGAATAAACCGGACTCCTGA
- a CDS encoding L-threonylcarbamoyladenylate synthase, with protein MAHDHAVSAQIQQQLSQALQTLRAGGVIAYPTEYCFGLGCDPRNQRSVERLLRVKQRDASQGVILIAGDLAQVEDYAELAGLTKIEQIQASWPGANTWLLPAKAHVPAWVRGKHTTIAMRIPGHPISRVLCQEYGHAIVSTSANRHGQPALLTTETVMAELGDELDFVLDAPVGGAESASTIRDAITGQILR; from the coding sequence ATGGCTCACGATCACGCAGTTTCAGCTCAAATTCAGCAACAGCTCAGTCAGGCGTTGCAAACGCTCCGTGCCGGTGGCGTAATCGCGTATCCAACAGAGTATTGTTTTGGTCTTGGTTGCGATCCACGTAATCAACGCAGCGTCGAGCGACTATTGCGGGTAAAGCAACGTGATGCGTCGCAAGGTGTCATTTTAATTGCCGGTGACCTCGCGCAGGTCGAAGACTATGCTGAGCTTGCTGGGCTGACTAAGATTGAGCAGATTCAGGCTAGCTGGCCAGGAGCGAATACTTGGTTGTTGCCGGCGAAAGCACACGTCCCTGCTTGGGTGCGTGGCAAACATACCACAATTGCCATGCGTATTCCGGGTCATCCTATTAGTCGTGTGCTGTGCCAAGAGTACGGGCACGCCATCGTCTCGACTAGCGCCAATCGCCATGGCCAGCCAGCGTTGCTAACGACTGAGACGGTGATGGCTGAGTTGGGCGATGAGTTGGATTTCGTCTTGGATGCGCCGGTCGGTGGTGCGGAGTCTGCCTCGACAATTCGGGATGCCATCACCGGACAAATCCTGCGATAA